The following proteins come from a genomic window of Manduca sexta isolate Smith_Timp_Sample1 chromosome 6, JHU_Msex_v1.0, whole genome shotgun sequence:
- the LOC115440525 gene encoding sarcoplasmic reticulum histidine-rich calcium-binding protein, translated as MLGNGHVKLLQHGLQSQTHLIMIKTAVCVLFAVAAGVQVDYAPAATSYIYRSDNAGPASLIHVGAYKPLPYAPLPLAEYAPAPLPYVAAKPIAIEDAEHDDEDEHSEEYIDGGDLDGHGFAKGGGNDFGAKHHSEHGEKGSKGYHSKDHVAKGESGHYGNEHKEGFYHEGEGGKKGHHDEVDAHGKHSASGESYKGGDHGYKQHHSKGEDITGYHKVFHKDEFKKDHDFYDVADNSGHFKKHGFENEHHGSEKGAHEKGGHHDSAADKGEFGKAGSYAKGHIDDLHKGHSAEEGADSHYNHHDDFGKKGASSHEKDYAYGDDDDYDDDDDEDDHHKA; from the coding sequence ATGTTGGGCAACGGGCATGTCAAATTATTACAGCACGGGTTGCAGAGCCAGACACATCTCATCATGATCAAAACAGCTGTTTGCGTTTTGTTCGCGGTGGCAGCGGGGGTTCAGGTGGATTACGCACCGGCGGCTACCAGCTACATCTACCGCAGCGACAACGCCGGCCCGGCGAGTCTAATCCACGTCGGAGCTTACAAACCTTTACCGTACGCACCGCTGCCTTTAGCCGAGTATGCTCCAGCGCCGCTGCCCTATGTTGCAGCCAAGCCCATCGCTATTGAAGACGCTGAGCATGATGATGAGGACGAACACTCTGAAGAATACATCGATGGAGGTGATCTAGACGGCCACGGATTTGCTAAAGGCGGCGGTAACGATTTCGGTGCAAAACATCACTCCGAGCACGGTGAAAAGGGCAGCAAGGGCTATCATTCCAAGGATCACGTTGCGAAGGGTGAATCTGGACACTACGGCAATGAACATAAAGAGGGTTTCTACCATGAAGGTGAAGGAGGAAAGAAGGGACATCACGATGAGGTCGACGCTCACGGTAAACACAGTGCATCCGGCGAGAGCTACAAAGGCGGAGACCATGGGTATAAGCAGCACCACAGCAAGGGCGAAGACATCACCGGCTACCACAAGGTCTTCCACAAGGACGAGTTCAAGAAGGACCACGATTTCTACGACGTTGCCGACAACAGCGGTCACTTCAAGAAGCATGGCTTTGAGAACGAGCACCACGGATCCGAGAAGGGAGCTCATGAGAAAGGCGGACACCACGATTCAGCTGCCGATAAGGGTGAATTTGGTAAAGCGGGCTCCTATGCTAAAGGCCATATTGATGATCTCCATAAGGGCCATTCTGCCGAGGAGGGTGCAGATAGCCATTACAACCATCACGACGACTTCGGCAAGAAGGGTGCCAGTAGCCATGAAAAGGACTACGCTTACGGCGATGATGACGAttacgatgatgatgatgacgaagaTGATCATCACAAAGCATAG